Proteins encoded by one window of Streptomyces uncialis:
- a CDS encoding M64 family metallopeptidase — MRIRPRVAAVGATALLCVAATAAGPAAAAPEPSGAGAGKVSVEYFPSPDAEGRYTEVPASAPGRLTAQKRSAPDRAPARAAVGAIQDTGPTDARLDLVVMGDGYTADQQGDFQADARAKVEAVFQIEPYKSYRDLFNIWVVDAVSQESGVSGDPTKGVVRNTALSSYFWCGDIERLLCVDIDKVSAHAARAPAADIVFVLANTTMYGGAGYSGVQNDVGYDGIATMSSDNDRATLIGAHELGHSIGHLADEYTYDSYGRYQGAEPADRNSSVHQAPHQLANRVKWWRWMGEQDPAGGTVGTYEGSGYHPQGLYRPTENSLMRKLDTDAFNHVGREGMINGFYRYAKALTTTTPTDRPVRSDQRLRARLADFDRKGIARVELRWYVDGAEVRKARGERVVTPRELGVRKHRGHWHGRTITARAVDTTSAIRDPQVREAASSTVTWTMAR; from the coding sequence GTGCGCATACGTCCCCGCGTCGCCGCCGTCGGCGCGACCGCGCTGCTCTGTGTCGCCGCCACCGCGGCCGGCCCGGCGGCCGCCGCCCCCGAACCGTCCGGCGCGGGCGCCGGGAAGGTGTCCGTCGAGTACTTCCCCTCGCCGGACGCCGAGGGCAGGTACACCGAGGTCCCGGCCTCCGCGCCCGGCAGGCTCACCGCCCAGAAGCGGTCCGCGCCGGACCGGGCCCCCGCCCGGGCGGCCGTGGGCGCGATCCAGGACACCGGCCCCACCGACGCCCGGCTGGACCTCGTCGTGATGGGCGACGGCTACACCGCCGACCAGCAGGGGGACTTCCAGGCCGACGCCAGGGCCAAGGTCGAGGCCGTCTTCCAGATCGAGCCGTACAAGAGCTACCGCGACCTGTTCAACATCTGGGTCGTGGACGCCGTCTCCCAGGAGTCCGGGGTGTCCGGCGACCCCACCAAGGGCGTCGTACGGAACACGGCGCTGTCCTCGTACTTCTGGTGCGGTGACATCGAGCGGCTGCTGTGCGTCGACATCGACAAGGTCAGCGCGCACGCCGCGCGGGCCCCGGCCGCCGACATCGTCTTCGTCCTCGCGAACACCACGATGTACGGCGGCGCGGGCTACAGCGGCGTCCAGAACGACGTGGGCTACGACGGCATCGCCACCATGTCCTCCGACAACGACCGCGCCACCCTGATCGGGGCCCACGAACTCGGCCACTCCATCGGCCATCTCGCCGACGAGTACACGTACGACAGCTACGGCCGCTACCAGGGCGCCGAGCCCGCCGACCGCAACTCCTCCGTCCACCAGGCGCCCCACCAGCTCGCCAACCGCGTCAAATGGTGGCGCTGGATGGGCGAGCAGGACCCGGCCGGCGGCACGGTCGGCACCTACGAGGGCAGCGGCTACCACCCCCAGGGCCTGTACCGGCCCACCGAGAACTCCCTGATGCGCAAGCTCGACACCGACGCCTTCAACCACGTCGGCCGCGAAGGCATGATCAACGGCTTCTACCGCTACGCCAAGGCACTCACCACCACCACACCCACGGACCGCCCGGTCCGGTCGGACCAGCGGCTGCGCGCCCGGCTCGCCGACTTCGACCGCAAGGGCATCGCCCGGGTGGAACTGCGCTGGTACGTGGACGGGGCCGAGGTCCGCAAGGCACGCGGGGAACGCGTGGTGACACCCCGTGAGCTGGGCGTCCGCAAGCACCGGGGCCACTGGCACGGCAGGACGATCACGGCGAGGGCGGTCGACACGACCTCCGCGATCCGCGACCCGCAGGTACGGGAAGCCGCGAGCAGCACGGTGACCTGGACCATGGCCCGGTAG
- a CDS encoding helix-turn-helix transcriptional regulator encodes MHRLRAALGLTQRQLAEPAYTAAYISTLEAGRVQPSERALRHLAERLGSSYEELATGRPAHLATGLRLRLTEAQRVLATQDPARAAERYAELAREAGRHGLDQERATALVGLGQCALETGELDAAREHFEAAEAVLTGLGVPLPRRVPAIRGRALAHLLAGELRYACYLVENALDELNASGLHDPDALVLLYTAAIGPYMDLGAHARAAQAAELALALAPRVSDPALVARMHRGVARTLIAEGRAAEADASLAKAAAYYQQLQIGAELALCHWMRGYVRAQDGDLERAEAELRTARDMLTARRATLYTHQVGVELAGVLHRRGKDTEAQALLGELLGGLSPERGSVHAGGAHRLLGLIAQRRGDTESAEEHYVRALALLEHAGAAGDLADICRLLGDLLRRAGRTEAALDAYRTGLGHRAAPGTTTLGPPPASPPL; translated from the coding sequence GTGCACCGGCTGCGCGCCGCGCTCGGGCTGACCCAGCGCCAGCTCGCCGAGCCCGCGTACACCGCCGCGTACATCTCCACCCTGGAGGCCGGGCGGGTCCAGCCCTCCGAGAGGGCGTTGCGTCATCTCGCCGAACGGCTGGGCAGCAGCTACGAGGAGCTGGCCACCGGACGTCCCGCCCATCTCGCGACCGGGCTGCGGCTGCGGCTCACCGAGGCGCAGCGCGTCCTCGCCACCCAGGACCCGGCGCGGGCCGCCGAACGGTACGCGGAGCTGGCCAGGGAGGCCGGACGGCACGGGCTGGACCAGGAACGCGCGACCGCCCTGGTCGGTCTCGGCCAGTGCGCGCTGGAGACCGGCGAGCTCGACGCGGCCCGTGAGCACTTCGAGGCGGCGGAAGCCGTCCTGACCGGGCTCGGGGTGCCGCTGCCGCGGCGGGTGCCCGCGATCCGGGGCCGCGCTCTGGCGCATCTGCTGGCCGGAGAACTCCGCTACGCCTGCTACCTGGTCGAGAACGCGCTCGACGAGCTGAACGCGTCCGGGCTGCACGACCCCGACGCGCTGGTGCTGCTGTACACGGCGGCCATCGGCCCGTACATGGACCTCGGCGCCCACGCGCGGGCCGCCCAGGCGGCGGAACTCGCGCTCGCGCTCGCCCCCCGGGTGTCGGACCCGGCCCTGGTCGCCCGGATGCACCGGGGGGTCGCCCGTACGCTGATCGCGGAGGGCCGGGCCGCCGAGGCTGACGCCTCACTGGCCAAGGCCGCCGCCTACTACCAGCAGCTCCAGATCGGCGCGGAGCTCGCCCTGTGCCACTGGATGCGCGGCTATGTCCGGGCCCAGGACGGCGATCTGGAGCGTGCGGAGGCCGAACTGCGCACCGCGCGGGACATGCTGACGGCCCGCCGGGCCACCCTCTACACCCATCAGGTCGGGGTGGAGCTGGCCGGGGTGCTACACCGGCGCGGCAAGGACACCGAGGCGCAGGCGCTGCTCGGGGAACTGCTCGGGGGGCTGAGCCCGGAGCGGGGTTCGGTCCACGCGGGCGGCGCGCACCGGCTGCTCGGGCTCATCGCGCAGCGGCGCGGGGACACGGAGAGCGCCGAGGAGCACTACGTACGGGCGCTCGCCCTGCTCGAACACGCGGGTGCGGCGGGCGATCTGGCGGACATCTGCCGGCTGCTCGGGGATCTGCTGCGCCGCGCGGGCCGTACCGAGGCCGCGCTGGACGCGTACCGTACCGGGCTCGGGCATCGCGCGGCCCCCGGCACCACCACTCTCGGGCCCCCGCCCGCGAGCCCTCCGCTGTGA
- a CDS encoding enoyl-CoA hydratase/isomerase family protein, which translates to MSEAIAAPLPPAARTGCVAVTRDDAVLTVRLDSPGNGNAVSEAMLDELLAALVDPDPEVRVIVLSAAGDDFCLGGDRAEFGLLAEGDPTGRQVQRMGTKARRVVEALTDSPAVTIARVQGRAIGAGLALALACDLRVGAETATFRLPELALGMPTAWGGALPRLLHEIGAARVRELVLTARVFRAEEAHRLSVLQKVVPEESLDAAVRAWAGPIVRRPAMALRITKAMLTSYTAPTRLADPTGLDAELLAAVVGARYHARPGETV; encoded by the coding sequence ATGAGCGAGGCGATCGCTGCGCCCCTCCCGCCCGCCGCACGGACCGGGTGTGTCGCCGTCACCCGTGACGACGCCGTTCTCACGGTACGGCTCGACAGCCCTGGCAACGGCAACGCGGTGTCCGAGGCGATGCTGGACGAACTCCTGGCCGCCCTCGTGGACCCGGACCCCGAGGTCCGGGTCATCGTGCTGTCCGCGGCCGGCGACGACTTCTGCCTCGGCGGGGACCGCGCTGAGTTCGGACTCCTGGCGGAGGGCGACCCCACGGGGCGTCAGGTGCAGCGGATGGGGACCAAGGCCCGCCGGGTGGTCGAGGCCCTCACGGACAGCCCCGCCGTCACCATCGCCCGGGTGCAGGGACGGGCCATCGGCGCGGGACTCGCCCTCGCCCTCGCCTGCGACCTGCGCGTCGGCGCCGAGACGGCCACCTTCCGGCTGCCGGAACTCGCCCTCGGGATGCCCACCGCGTGGGGCGGCGCGCTGCCGCGGCTGCTGCACGAGATCGGCGCGGCACGGGTACGGGAACTCGTCCTCACGGCTCGCGTGTTCCGCGCCGAGGAGGCCCACCGGCTGTCCGTGCTCCAGAAGGTGGTGCCGGAGGAGTCGCTGGACGCCGCGGTACGGGCCTGGGCCGGGCCGATCGTGCGCCGCCCCGCGATGGCCCTGCGGATCACCAAGGCGATGCTCACCTCGTACACGGCGCCGACCCGGCTCGCGGACCCCACGGGCCTGGACGCGGAGCTGCTGGCCGCGGTGGTCGGTGCCCGGTACCACGCGCGGCCCGGCGAGACCGTCTGA
- a CDS encoding cytochrome P450 has protein sequence MGDVVPAPWNAYLVTGYEACSQVLRGRNWLALDAAWQERQPENYRWHNRASSDMNKTLTRLNAPDHPLQRRCLGNLFGRDTMNTLTDQVEKDVGRLLDGLSDALAHGEADYADLVGERLPISTVGGWLGIPAESHPKLVRLAHVQAYSQELLPSPVQLADACDASAELWDFFAALVDERRAAPADDTVSHWIRDLDAAEPDREVVDEMLRALTFFIALASLETTATYLSSMVWQLLREPGRWSWLADHPEHIDHALEEVLRYDPPIRFNTRYAQEDIVLAGVPIPKDSMVHVMYGAASHDPRRNEDPHSFDMLRQGSHLSFGAGSHYCMGPALARLEARALLVGLLKRFPGLRVTSPPVYEPRMAIRRVASMGVSV, from the coding sequence ATGGGCGACGTCGTCCCCGCCCCGTGGAACGCCTATCTCGTCACCGGCTACGAGGCGTGCAGCCAGGTGCTGCGCGGCAGGAACTGGCTCGCGCTCGACGCCGCGTGGCAGGAGCGCCAGCCCGAGAACTACCGCTGGCACAACCGGGCATCGTCGGACATGAACAAGACGCTCACCCGGCTCAACGCCCCCGACCACCCGCTCCAGCGACGCTGCCTGGGCAATCTCTTCGGCCGGGACACCATGAACACGCTGACCGACCAGGTCGAGAAGGACGTCGGGCGGCTGCTCGACGGGCTGTCGGACGCCCTGGCCCACGGTGAGGCCGACTACGCGGACCTGGTCGGGGAACGGCTCCCGATCAGCACCGTCGGCGGCTGGCTGGGCATCCCGGCCGAGTCCCACCCGAAGCTGGTCCGGCTCGCCCATGTCCAGGCCTACTCGCAGGAACTCCTGCCCTCCCCGGTCCAGCTCGCCGACGCCTGCGACGCCAGCGCGGAACTCTGGGACTTCTTCGCCGCACTCGTCGACGAGCGCCGGGCCGCCCCCGCCGACGACACCGTGTCCCACTGGATACGGGATCTCGACGCCGCGGAACCCGACCGGGAGGTGGTCGACGAGATGCTCCGCGCGCTGACCTTCTTCATCGCCCTGGCCTCGCTGGAGACGACGGCGACGTACCTCTCCAGCATGGTCTGGCAACTGCTGCGCGAACCCGGCCGGTGGTCCTGGCTCGCCGACCACCCCGAACACATCGACCACGCCCTGGAGGAGGTCCTGCGCTACGACCCGCCCATACGTTTCAACACCCGCTACGCCCAGGAGGACATCGTCCTGGCGGGCGTACCGATACCGAAGGACAGCATGGTGCATGTGATGTACGGCGCGGCCAGCCACGACCCCCGGCGCAACGAGGACCCGCACTCCTTCGACATGCTCCGCCAGGGCAGCCATCTGAGCTTCGGCGCGGGATCCCACTACTGCATGGGCCCCGCCCTCGCCCGGCTGGAGGCCAGGGCGCTCCTCGTCGGACTGTTGAAACGCTTCCCCGGACTGCGGGTCACCTCGCCCCCCGTCTACGAGCCGCGGATGGCGATCCGCCGGGTGGCCTCCATGGGCGTGTCGGTATGA
- a CDS encoding cytochrome P450: MDAHSGSTPQTPPPGCPMHQGRTPLYGEEFAADPYGTYDRMRAQGPAVPVELAPGVDATLVIQHEAALRVLQNPALFVRDSRRWRALNEGRVPLDSPVLPMMYYRPNCLFSDGAEHLRLRKAATDSLNQLNMNRLTRDVERVADYLIDQFSERGGADLLRDYAKILPMLLFNQLFGCPADIGDRMTRGIAGIFDGGQDAIRANEELTSALLELVALKRRSPGEDVTTWMIQHHAGLTDEELKDQLVTMMAAGIEPQSSLICSAVLLLLNGSGTGHGRGTGLLVEDALDNVLWNNSPLANYATHFPVQDIMLGDITLRANDPVVISFAAANTDPSLTDARLTLSKGAHLAFGAGPHTCPAKSPARVIAIAAIERILNALPDLALAVPEEKLEWRPGPFHRALVSMPVHFSPVPARRVPPRPAAPARAADGMMPGPQGARTEPRKQKGWWSSFLDVFRM, encoded by the coding sequence ATGGACGCACATTCGGGGTCCACCCCGCAGACCCCTCCTCCCGGGTGCCCGATGCACCAGGGGCGGACACCCCTGTACGGGGAGGAGTTCGCCGCGGACCCGTACGGGACGTACGACCGGATGCGGGCCCAGGGCCCCGCGGTGCCGGTCGAACTGGCGCCGGGTGTGGACGCCACGCTGGTCATCCAGCACGAGGCCGCCCTGCGGGTCCTCCAGAACCCCGCGCTGTTCGTCCGGGACTCCCGGCGGTGGCGGGCCCTGAACGAAGGGCGGGTGCCGCTCGACAGCCCGGTGCTGCCGATGATGTACTACCGGCCCAACTGCCTGTTCTCCGACGGCGCCGAGCATCTGAGGCTGCGCAAGGCGGCCACCGACAGCCTCAACCAGCTCAACATGAACCGGCTCACCCGGGACGTCGAGCGCGTCGCCGACTATCTGATCGACCAGTTCAGCGAGCGGGGCGGCGCCGATCTGCTCCGGGACTACGCCAAGATCCTCCCGATGCTGCTGTTCAACCAGCTCTTCGGCTGCCCCGCCGACATCGGTGACCGGATGACCCGGGGGATCGCCGGGATCTTCGACGGCGGCCAGGACGCGATCCGCGCCAACGAGGAACTGACCTCGGCCCTGCTGGAACTCGTCGCACTGAAGCGGCGCAGCCCCGGCGAGGACGTGACGACCTGGATGATCCAGCACCACGCCGGACTCACCGACGAGGAGCTCAAGGACCAGCTCGTCACCATGATGGCGGCCGGCATCGAGCCACAGAGCAGCCTGATATGCAGCGCCGTGCTCCTGCTGCTGAACGGAAGCGGCACCGGGCACGGCAGAGGCACCGGACTGCTGGTCGAGGACGCCCTCGACAACGTCCTGTGGAACAACTCGCCGCTCGCCAACTACGCGACGCACTTCCCGGTCCAGGACATCATGCTCGGGGACATCACCCTGCGGGCCAACGACCCGGTCGTCATCAGCTTCGCCGCGGCCAACACGGACCCCAGCCTCACCGACGCCCGGCTCACCCTCAGCAAGGGCGCCCATCTGGCGTTCGGCGCGGGGCCGCACACCTGCCCGGCGAAGTCCCCGGCCCGGGTGATCGCCATCGCGGCCATCGAGCGCATCCTCAACGCCCTGCCGGACCTCGCCCTCGCGGTGCCCGAGGAGAAGCTGGAATGGCGCCCCGGCCCCTTCCACCGGGCCCTCGTCTCGATGCCGGTGCACTTCAGCCCGGTGCCGGCCCGCCGGGTCCCGCCCCGGCCCGCGGCCCCGGCCCGCGCCGCCGACGGCATGATGCCCGGCCCCCAGGGCGCCAGGACCGAACCGCGGAAGCAGAAGGGCTGGTGGAGTTCCTTCCTTGATGTCTTCCGTATGTAG
- a CDS encoding GTP-binding protein: MDSNAGSAESVYVPEAVRTAAKILVVGHFAVGKTTFIGTLSEITPLRTEEKMTQASAHVDDLRGVTGKETTTVALDFGRLTLSEELVLYLFGTPGQQRFMQLWEDMARGALGALLLVDPSRLTESFPVIDLIEKYGLEYAIAVNSFEADNGHAEEELREALDLLPHTPVVFCDARDQNSSAQALITLVQHLLARTS, from the coding sequence ATGGACTCCAACGCCGGTTCGGCTGAGAGCGTCTACGTACCGGAGGCGGTACGCACGGCCGCGAAGATCCTCGTCGTCGGCCACTTCGCCGTGGGCAAGACGACGTTCATCGGCACGCTGTCGGAGATCACACCGCTGCGCACCGAGGAGAAGATGACGCAGGCGTCGGCGCACGTCGACGATCTGCGGGGGGTCACCGGCAAGGAGACCACCACGGTCGCCCTGGACTTCGGGCGGCTGACGCTGAGCGAGGAGCTGGTGCTGTACCTGTTCGGTACACCCGGCCAGCAGCGGTTCATGCAGTTGTGGGAGGACATGGCGCGGGGAGCGCTGGGAGCGCTGCTCCTGGTCGACCCGTCACGGCTCACCGAGTCGTTCCCTGTCATCGACCTGATCGAGAAGTACGGCCTTGAGTACGCGATCGCGGTCAACAGCTTCGAAGCGGACAACGGGCATGCCGAGGAGGAACTGCGCGAAGCGCTGGATCTGCTGCCGCACACCCCCGTCGTGTTCTGTGACGCACGTGACCAGAACTCGTCGGCCCAGGCACTGATCACGCTCGTCCAGCACCTGCTCGCCCGGACGTCCTGA
- a CDS encoding DUF742 domain-containing protein: MTAPGEEQPVSGGFIRSYVITGGRTLPDAEELSLVTLVTIGADRTPPARPSPEVQAIWTLCVGGYLSVAEVAGRLGLPVGVVRLLLTDLADQGHLLRRAAPPAAKLVDRKILEEVLHGLQRRFG, translated from the coding sequence ATGACCGCGCCGGGCGAGGAGCAGCCGGTCAGCGGCGGCTTCATCCGTTCCTACGTCATCACCGGCGGGCGGACCCTGCCCGACGCCGAGGAGCTGTCCCTGGTCACCCTGGTGACCATCGGCGCCGACCGGACGCCTCCGGCCCGTCCCAGCCCGGAGGTCCAGGCCATCTGGACCCTGTGCGTGGGCGGCTATCTGTCGGTCGCCGAGGTGGCGGGCCGGCTCGGGCTGCCGGTCGGGGTGGTCAGGCTGCTGCTGACCGACCTCGCCGACCAGGGCCATCTGCTCCGCCGCGCGGCGCCCCCCGCCGCCAAGCTCGTCGACCGGAAGATCCTCGAAGAGGTGCTGCATGGACTCCAACGCCGGTTCGGCTGA
- a CDS encoding roadblock/LC7 domain-containing protein: MNPDLSWVLNDVLQVRGARHAILVSADGLLLEHSSAIGRDDAETVAAAMSSMQSLSRAVAPFIGGGTTGRWRQTLLEYEDGWIFLIAAGSGAYLAAAASADVDMESMSFRMQQQVGALGKAMTSPPRQNAGSDI, encoded by the coding sequence GTGAACCCCGATCTGTCGTGGGTGCTCAACGACGTGCTCCAGGTGCGCGGGGCGCGGCACGCGATCCTCGTATCGGCCGACGGTCTCCTGCTGGAGCACTCCAGCGCGATCGGCCGCGACGACGCGGAGACCGTCGCCGCCGCCATGAGCTCGATGCAGTCGCTGAGCCGGGCCGTCGCGCCGTTCATCGGGGGCGGGACCACGGGCCGCTGGCGGCAGACCCTCCTGGAGTACGAGGACGGCTGGATCTTCCTCATCGCGGCGGGCAGCGGTGCCTACCTCGCGGCGGCCGCCTCCGCCGACGTGGACATGGAGTCCATGTCGTTCCGGATGCAGCAGCAGGTGGGCGCCCTCGGCAAGGCGATGACCTCGCCGCCGCGCCAGAACGCGGGCAGCGACATATGA
- a CDS encoding ATP-binding protein, with product MTSFVQDPFFWVLVTVVLAAIGGVLRARQTNIGLRRRNANLKNENETLLRQRNELGAAHSGLRNSHASELAEVRKDAEEETKAVLKSAMRTLQGLADEQQLVIEKVQTKYGDDPEMLVDLMSIDHTNSQFGRRAQGIAVLCGGWLGRRETVASVYDVARSAQGRIRQFDRVQIHAQVNFSVVSKVVEPVAVVLAELLANATNYSAPGAPVEINIQAVPKGVCLIVDDAGLGMGQEEKDRASALLSPQSPIHISGLGNPPQFGFAVSGMLAARYGFKVSVDSVSPYGGVRAVILLPDELLTSDAPPAPAVVGYEAQDGVPQISQRRAPAEPPQAQPTPLFSSVPGSEAYPGRGTTAGGLPKRRRQRSVAVVPQPAATAEPPRSQEETASLLGAFQRGTLTGRDTKSTTEGPDHQ from the coding sequence ATGACGTCATTTGTGCAGGACCCTTTCTTCTGGGTCCTGGTCACCGTAGTGCTGGCCGCCATAGGCGGGGTCCTGCGGGCACGGCAAACGAACATCGGGCTGCGCAGACGCAATGCCAACCTCAAGAACGAGAACGAGACGCTGCTACGCCAGCGCAACGAACTCGGAGCGGCGCACAGCGGTCTGCGCAACAGCCACGCCAGCGAGCTGGCAGAGGTCCGCAAGGACGCGGAGGAGGAGACCAAGGCGGTACTCAAGTCGGCCATGCGCACCCTTCAGGGGCTCGCCGACGAGCAGCAGCTCGTCATCGAGAAGGTGCAGACGAAGTACGGGGACGACCCGGAGATGCTCGTCGACCTGATGTCCATCGACCACACCAACAGCCAGTTCGGGCGCCGGGCCCAGGGCATCGCGGTGCTGTGCGGCGGCTGGCTGGGGCGCCGTGAGACGGTCGCCTCCGTCTACGACGTGGCCCGCAGCGCCCAGGGCCGAATACGGCAGTTCGACCGGGTCCAGATCCATGCCCAGGTCAACTTCTCGGTCGTCAGCAAGGTCGTCGAACCCGTGGCGGTCGTCCTCGCGGAGCTGCTCGCCAACGCGACCAACTACTCCGCCCCCGGCGCCCCCGTCGAGATCAACATCCAGGCCGTCCCCAAGGGCGTCTGTCTGATCGTCGACGACGCGGGCCTCGGAATGGGCCAGGAGGAGAAGGACCGGGCGTCCGCCCTCCTCTCCCCGCAGTCCCCGATCCATATATCCGGGCTCGGCAATCCGCCGCAGTTCGGGTTCGCCGTCTCCGGCATGCTCGCCGCCCGTTACGGCTTCAAGGTGTCCGTCGACTCCGTGTCCCCGTACGGAGGTGTACGCGCGGTGATCCTGCTGCCCGACGAACTCCTCACCAGCGACGCGCCGCCCGCGCCGGCCGTCGTCGGCTACGAGGCGCAGGACGGTGTCCCGCAGATCTCGCAGCGCAGGGCCCCGGCCGAGCCTCCGCAGGCCCAGCCCACCCCTCTCTTCTCCTCGGTCCCCGGATCAGAGGCGTACCCGGGACGCGGTACCACCGCCGGTGGTCTGCCCAAGCGCCGCAGGCAGCGGTCGGTCGCGGTGGTACCGCAGCCGGCGGCCACCGCCGAGCCGCCCCGCAGCCAGGAGGAGACCGCCTCACTGCTGGGCGCCTTCCAGCGCGGCACGCTGACCGGGCGCGATACGAAGTCGACCACGGAAGGACCTGACCACCAGTGA
- a CDS encoding anti-sigma factor family protein, with protein MSIQQHDNTLLGAYVLGALDEREVRTVDEHVEACGDCRLELAALEEMESTLGEVPPEAFLEGPPEGGELLLGRTLRQADAERTRAGARRRAVVGAVAAVAAAAVLGGGFLFGRGTADHEVAEPDRGAVPTATLPVEGTRFASATDPGTGARIAVRMTPAVGWVRVNAAVSGIPAGERCRLVVVAGDGTREIAGSWLVAGAEKGANLDGSAAVPPEDVKEILVENDKGKQYVSAHIV; from the coding sequence ATGAGCATCCAGCAGCATGACAACACACTGCTCGGCGCCTATGTGCTCGGCGCCCTGGACGAGCGGGAGGTGCGCACGGTCGACGAACATGTGGAGGCGTGCGGGGATTGCCGCCTTGAGCTGGCGGCGCTGGAGGAGATGGAGTCCACCCTCGGCGAGGTCCCGCCCGAGGCGTTCCTGGAGGGGCCCCCGGAAGGGGGCGAACTGCTGCTGGGCCGCACGCTGCGGCAGGCGGACGCCGAGCGGACCCGGGCGGGTGCGCGGCGCCGGGCGGTCGTCGGCGCGGTCGCGGCGGTGGCCGCGGCGGCGGTCCTCGGCGGCGGGTTCCTGTTCGGCCGGGGCACCGCGGACCATGAGGTGGCGGAGCCGGACCGGGGGGCGGTGCCGACGGCGACGCTGCCCGTCGAGGGCACCCGGTTCGCCTCGGCCACCGACCCCGGGACCGGTGCCCGGATCGCCGTCCGGATGACCCCGGCCGTCGGCTGGGTCCGGGTGAACGCGGCGGTCAGCGGGATTCCCGCCGGGGAGCGCTGCCGGCTGGTCGTCGTCGCCGGGGACGGCACCCGGGAGATCGCCGGGAGCTGGCTCGTGGCGGGCGCGGAGAAGGGCGCCAATCTCGACGGCTCGGCGGCGGTGCCCCCGGAGGACGTCAAGGAGATCCTGGTGGAGAACGACAAGGGCAAACAGTACGTTTCGGCGCACATCGTCTGA
- a CDS encoding sigma-70 family RNA polymerase sigma factor, with the protein MATLWSRTRQRTSDEVLIRALYEEHGRALLAYAGRLTGDRGAAEDVVQETLIRAWRHPEIMVNGKGSVRGWLLTVARNIVTDRYRAKAARPTEVAESPGTGPVERDHAEAVVDSMVVMEALDQLSAEHRDVLVEIYFRGRTVAETAKSLGIPAGTVKSRSHYALKALRQLCTERPGTAKLAVVKEAAA; encoded by the coding sequence ATGGCGACACTGTGGTCGCGCACTCGGCAGCGGACGAGTGACGAGGTACTGATCAGGGCTCTCTACGAGGAACACGGCAGAGCCCTGCTCGCGTACGCCGGGCGGCTCACCGGGGACCGCGGCGCCGCGGAGGACGTGGTGCAGGAGACGCTGATCCGGGCCTGGCGCCACCCCGAGATCATGGTGAACGGCAAGGGCTCCGTGCGCGGCTGGCTGCTGACCGTCGCCCGCAACATCGTGACGGACCGGTACCGGGCGAAGGCGGCGCGGCCCACCGAGGTCGCGGAGTCGCCCGGCACCGGTCCGGTGGAACGGGACCACGCCGAGGCGGTCGTGGACTCGATGGTCGTGATGGAGGCACTCGACCAGCTCTCCGCGGAGCACCGCGACGTCCTGGTGGAGATCTACTTCCGGGGGCGGACCGTAGCGGAGACCGCGAAGTCCCTGGGGATACCGGCGGGTACCGTCAAATCCCGTTCACACTATGCCTTGAAGGCGTTGAGACAGCTCTGCACGGAGAGACCCGGGACAGCGAAGCTGGCCGTGGTGAAGGAGGCGGCGGCATGA